From a single Coriobacteriaceae bacterium genomic region:
- a CDS encoding glutamate-5-semialdehyde dehydrogenase, protein MSVDIATYVHDLAVAAKAASVSLATASDEQRQEAVRAMAAALRNGVDSIVAANELDMSAARDAGTSAGLLDRLLLTPERVEGMAAGLEKLAELPDPVGRVLDHRVLASGVDLTRVSVPLGLVAMVYEARPNVTADAAGICIRTGNACILRGGSLAYHSCAMIAELLADALEAKGFPREAVSMIESTDREATGELMKLRGIVDVLIPRGGAGLIQRCVRESLVPVIETGTGNCHIYVHESADFDKALNIIVNAKTQRVGVCNAAESLLVDRAVADAFLPAVVTVLHDHGVLIHGDEATCAACADAGLVEGDDYVAATEEDWGREYLALEMSVKVVANEDEAIAHINRYGTMHSEAIVAEDTDVCERFLDAVDASAVYSNASTRFTDGGEFGLGAEIGISTQKLHARGPFAAEALTTYKYKLRGTGQVRP, encoded by the coding sequence ATGTCGGTCGATATAGCCACGTATGTCCACGATCTTGCCGTTGCCGCCAAGGCAGCGTCGGTCTCGCTTGCCACGGCGAGCGATGAGCAGCGCCAGGAGGCCGTGCGCGCCATGGCCGCAGCACTGCGCAACGGTGTCGACTCCATCGTCGCCGCCAACGAGCTCGATATGTCCGCCGCGCGCGATGCGGGCACTTCGGCCGGTCTGCTCGACCGTCTGCTGCTGACGCCTGAGCGCGTCGAGGGCATGGCCGCCGGTTTGGAGAAGCTCGCCGAGCTGCCCGATCCCGTCGGCCGCGTGCTCGACCACCGCGTGCTTGCGAGCGGTGTGGACCTGACCCGCGTGAGCGTGCCGTTGGGCCTGGTCGCCATGGTCTACGAGGCGCGCCCCAACGTGACGGCCGACGCCGCAGGCATCTGCATCCGTACCGGCAACGCCTGCATTCTACGCGGCGGCTCGCTGGCCTATCACTCGTGTGCCATGATCGCCGAGCTGCTGGCCGATGCGCTCGAGGCCAAGGGCTTCCCGCGCGAGGCCGTGTCGATGATCGAGTCCACCGACCGCGAGGCCACCGGCGAGCTCATGAAGCTCCGCGGTATTGTCGACGTACTCATTCCGCGCGGAGGTGCAGGCCTGATCCAGCGCTGCGTGCGCGAGTCGCTTGTGCCGGTGATCGAGACGGGCACGGGCAACTGCCACATCTACGTGCATGAATCCGCCGACTTTGATAAGGCGCTCAACATTATCGTTAATGCCAAGACCCAGCGCGTAGGCGTGTGCAATGCCGCCGAGTCGCTGCTGGTCGACCGTGCTGTGGCCGATGCGTTTTTGCCCGCGGTCGTGACCGTGCTGCATGACCACGGCGTGCTGATTCACGGCGACGAGGCAACCTGCGCCGCATGCGCCGATGCCGGGCTTGTGGAGGGCGATGACTACGTCGCCGCGACTGAGGAGGACTGGGGTCGCGAGTACCTGGCGCTCGAGATGAGCGTGAAGGTCGTGGCAAACGAGGACGAGGCCATCGCACACATCAACCGCTACGGCACGATGCACTCCGAGGCCATCGTTGCCGAGGATACGGATGTTTGCGAGCGCTTCCTCGATGCTGTCGATGCCTCGGCCGTGTACTCCAACGCCAGCACTCGCTTCACTGACGGCGGCGAGTTTGGCCTGGGTGCCGAGATCGGCATCTCGACCCAAAAACTCCACGCCCGTGGCCCCTTTGCCGCCGAGGCCCTCACCACCTACAAATACAAGCTCCGCGGCACCGGCCAGGTCCGTCCCTAA
- the argS gene encoding arginine--tRNA ligase, protein MPEKIEELVRAALAAAQEAGDLSAFELDDCAIERPADTSHGEWTSTMALKSAKLAHCAPRKIAEAIVAHMPEDPAIEKVEIAGPGFINFYLSVAVKNAIFGEAREKGMDFAKSNVGGGLKTQVEFVSANPVGPMHIGHGRWAALGDSLCRVMDHAGYDIQREFYINDHGSQMNTFGNSISTRYMQLADIIAKQGVDIDEAHKLLIADRDAFVADENDEHPETHPYQDNFAETLGKDSYGGDYIIDEAAEFWRTDGDKWVNADPQERMESFRERGYVKMVDNMRDLCHAVNCDFDRWFSERSLYVKDTEGETAGTSAVDRAFEKLDKMGYLYTKDGALWFRSTDLGDDKDRVLIKSDGEYTYFASDVAYHWDKFQRVDHVIDIWGADHHGYIERVRCVCDALGYPGKFEVLLGQLVNLLRNGKPVRMSKRKGTMVTLQELVDEVGSDAARYTLISKSSNQMVDFDIEAVKKRDNSNPVYYVQYAHARVCSILRRAADVTPEQADEMGMKAVAAKAIGENVDYSLLTDPTELALSRKLNELTDLIASCARDRAPFRLTHFAEELAGDFHSFYAACQVLPSEGRPVDPELSRARLAACDAVRVTLALVLTLVGVSAPEQM, encoded by the coding sequence ATGCCCGAGAAGATTGAAGAGCTGGTACGCGCTGCGCTTGCTGCGGCCCAGGAGGCCGGCGACCTTTCCGCATTTGAACTTGACGATTGCGCTATCGAGCGACCGGCTGACACTTCTCATGGCGAGTGGACCTCTACCATGGCCCTGAAGTCCGCCAAGCTGGCCCACTGCGCCCCGCGCAAGATCGCCGAGGCCATCGTTGCCCATATGCCCGAGGACCCCGCGATCGAGAAGGTCGAGATCGCAGGCCCCGGCTTCATCAACTTCTACCTCTCCGTTGCCGTCAAGAATGCCATCTTTGGCGAGGCTCGCGAGAAGGGTATGGACTTCGCTAAGTCCAACGTCGGTGGTGGCCTGAAGACCCAGGTCGAGTTCGTTTCCGCCAACCCCGTCGGCCCCATGCACATCGGCCACGGCCGCTGGGCCGCGCTGGGCGACTCGCTCTGCCGCGTTATGGATCACGCCGGTTACGACATCCAGCGTGAGTTCTACATCAACGACCACGGCTCTCAGATGAACACCTTCGGCAACTCCATCAGCACGCGCTATATGCAGCTTGCCGACATCATCGCCAAGCAGGGCGTGGATATCGACGAGGCTCACAAGCTGCTGATCGCCGACCGCGACGCCTTTGTTGCCGACGAGAACGACGAGCATCCCGAGACCCATCCGTATCAGGACAACTTTGCCGAGACCCTGGGCAAGGACTCCTACGGCGGCGACTACATCATCGACGAGGCCGCCGAGTTCTGGCGCACCGACGGCGATAAGTGGGTCAACGCCGATCCGCAGGAGCGCATGGAGAGCTTCCGCGAGCGCGGCTATGTAAAGATGGTCGACAACATGCGCGACCTTTGCCATGCCGTTAACTGCGACTTCGATCGTTGGTTCTCCGAGCGCTCGCTGTATGTGAAGGACACCGAGGGCGAGACCGCCGGCACCTCCGCCGTCGACCGCGCTTTTGAGAAGCTCGACAAGATGGGCTATCTCTACACCAAGGACGGCGCCCTGTGGTTCCGCTCCACCGACCTGGGCGATGACAAGGACCGCGTTCTGATCAAGTCCGACGGCGAGTACACCTACTTCGCCTCCGACGTCGCCTATCACTGGGATAAGTTCCAGCGCGTCGACCACGTCATCGACATCTGGGGCGCCGACCACCACGGCTACATCGAGCGCGTCCGCTGCGTCTGCGACGCTCTTGGCTATCCCGGCAAGTTTGAGGTTCTGCTGGGCCAGCTCGTCAACCTGCTGCGTAACGGCAAGCCCGTCCGTATGTCCAAGCGCAAGGGCACCATGGTGACCCTGCAGGAGCTTGTCGACGAGGTCGGCTCCGATGCCGCTCGCTACACGCTCATCTCCAAGAGCTCCAACCAGATGGTCGACTTCGATATTGAGGCCGTTAAGAAGCGCGATAACTCCAACCCGGTCTATTACGTGCAGTATGCTCACGCCCGCGTGTGCTCCATCCTGCGCCGTGCCGCCGACGTTACGCCCGAGCAGGCTGACGAGATGGGCATGAAGGCCGTCGCCGCCAAGGCCATCGGTGAGAACGTCGATTACTCGCTGCTGACCGACCCGACCGAGCTCGCCCTTTCGCGTAAGCTCAACGAGCTCACCGACCTGATTGCCAGCTGCGCTCGCGACCGCGCCCCGTTCCGTCTGACGCACTTTGCTGAGGAACTCGCCGGCGACTTCCACAGCTTCTACGCTGCCTGCCAGGTTCTGCCGAGCGAGGGCCGTCCCGTCGACCCCGAGCTTTCGCGCGCCCGTCTGGCCGCTTGCGACGCCGTTCGCGTGACGCTCGCCCTGGTGCTCACCCTCGTTGGCGTTTCCGCGCCCGAGCAGATGTAA
- a CDS encoding CarD family transcriptional regulator: MFSIGQHVIHPGQGVCTVVGFRDDTPQPMLLLETKQGHAQTILMYPVAQADRLHAAISQQDAEHLLSHYDELECDTFTERNSSLEETHFKQQLKLGAPETVRVAKTMMHRIRQAEEADKKPSSYYMRVLKEAKRRSIEEFAVALGVTEEAAEARLAQAALN, translated from the coding sequence ATGTTCTCAATCGGTCAACACGTCATTCATCCGGGCCAGGGAGTCTGCACCGTCGTCGGTTTTAGGGACGACACACCGCAGCCCATGCTGCTGCTCGAGACCAAGCAGGGACATGCGCAGACGATCCTCATGTACCCCGTGGCGCAGGCCGACCGTCTGCACGCCGCCATCTCTCAGCAAGATGCCGAGCACCTGCTGAGCCACTATGACGAGCTGGAGTGCGACACCTTTACCGAGCGCAACAGCTCGCTTGAGGAGACACACTTTAAGCAGCAGCTCAAGCTGGGCGCGCCCGAGACGGTCCGCGTGGCAAAGACCATGATGCACCGCATTCGCCAGGCCGAGGAAGCTGATAAAAAACCCAGCTCCTACTACATGCGCGTACTCAAGGAGGCCAAACGCCGCTCCATCGAGGAGTTCGCCGTGGCCCTTGGCGTCACCGAGGAGGCCGCCGAAGCCCGCCTAGCCCAAGCCGCCCTCAACTAA
- a CDS encoding HD family phosphohydrolase translates to MAEPLTAGITRDRAFELLNEHNKDPFHITHGETVEGTMRYFAREFDPENEEFWGIVGLLHDLDWEEHEDDPINHTIYAAEILEGEGASPELIRAIQTHTSDFNTSLPKPELQMEKILFACDELTGLIGAAVIMRPSKSVMDFTTKSLKKKFKDKRFAAGCSRDVISQGAEMLGWELPELFDRTIAAMQSFAPDRDTFQA, encoded by the coding sequence ATGGCAGAGCCGCTTACCGCCGGAATCACCCGCGACCGCGCGTTCGAACTGCTCAATGAGCACAACAAGGACCCGTTCCATATCACCCATGGCGAGACGGTCGAGGGCACTATGCGCTACTTTGCGCGCGAGTTCGACCCCGAGAACGAGGAGTTTTGGGGCATCGTCGGTCTGCTGCACGACCTGGATTGGGAGGAGCATGAGGACGACCCCATTAACCACACCATCTATGCTGCCGAGATTCTTGAGGGCGAAGGTGCGTCTCCCGAGCTCATTCGCGCCATCCAGACGCACACGTCGGACTTCAACACCTCACTGCCCAAGCCCGAGCTGCAGATGGAAAAGATCCTGTTTGCCTGCGATGAGCTCACCGGCCTGATTGGCGCTGCCGTCATCATGCGCCCGAGCAAGAGCGTTATGGACTTTACGACTAAGTCGCTCAAGAAGAAGTTCAAGGACAAACGCTTTGCCGCCGGCTGCTCGCGCGACGTGATTTCGCAGGGCGCCGAGATGTTGGGCTGGGAGCTCCCCGAGCTCTTTGACCGCACCATCGCGGCCATGCAGTCCTTCGCCCCCGACCGAGATACCTTCCAGGCCTAA